Proteins from a single region of Nomascus leucogenys isolate Asia chromosome 21, Asia_NLE_v1, whole genome shotgun sequence:
- the LOC100605866 gene encoding LOW QUALITY PROTEIN: olfactory receptor 5AC1-like (The sequence of the model RefSeq protein was modified relative to this genomic sequence to represent the inferred CDS: inserted 1 base in 1 codon), giving the protein MAEENKTLVTQFVLTGLTDRPGLQVLLFLVFLVIYLITLVGNLGLMALIWKDPHLHTPMYLFLGSLAFADACTSSSVTPKMLINFLSKNHMLSLAECATQFYFFGSNATTECFLLVVMAYDRYVAICNPSLYPVVMSNSFCTQFIGISYFIGFLHSAIHVGLLFRLTFCRSNIIHYFYCEILQLFKISCTNPTVNILLIFIFSAFIQVFTFMTLIVSYSYILSAILKKMSEKSRSKAFSTCSAHLLSVFLFYGTLFFMYXSPRSGSAADQAKMYSLFHTIIIPLLNPFIYSLRNKEVIDALRRIIKK; this is encoded by the exons GCAGGTGCTCCTGTTCCTGGTGTTCCTGGTCATCTACCTCATCACCCTGGTGGGCAACCTTGGCCTGATGGCTCTCATCTGGAAGGACCCCCACCTTCACACCCCCATGTACTTATTTCTTGGCAGTTTAGCCTTTGCAGATGCATGCACTTCATCCTCTGTGACTCCTAAGATGCTTATCAATTTTTTATCAAAGAATCATATGCTATCCCTGGCTGAGTGTGCCACccagttttacttttttggttCCAATGCAACCACAGAATGCTTCCTGCTGGTAGTGATGGCCTATGACCGCTATGTAGCCATATGCAATCCCTCGCTTTATCCAGTGGTGATGTCCAATAGCTTCTGTACTCAGTTTAtaggtatttcatattttattggttttctgCATTCAGCGATTCATGTGGGTTTGCTATTTAGATTAACTTTCTGCAGGTCCaatattatacattatttctACTGTGAAATTTTGCAGCTGTTCAAAATTTCTTGCACCAATCCTACGGTTAATATacttctgattttcattttttcagcaTTTATACAAGTCTTCACTTTTATGACTCTTATCGTCTCTTACTCCTATATTCTCTCTGCCATCCTGAAAAAGATGTCGGAGAAGAGTAGAAGCAAAGCCTTCTCCACTTGCAGTGCCCATCTGCTCTCTGTCTTTTTGTTCTACGGCACTCTCTTCTTCATGT TGAGTCCTAGGTCTGGATCAGCTGCAGATCAGGccaaaatgtattctttatttcACACAATAATAATTCCTTTACTAAATCCTTTTATTTACAGCCTAAGGAACAAAGAGGTTATAGATGCCCTGAgaagaattataaagaaataa